A segment of the bacterium genome:
TGGCGCTGCTGCCCCTGGCGGCGTTCGCCGGCTTCGCGACCCAGATCGCGCCCGTGGTCGCGGGCGCGACGCCGCGGCTCGCGCTCGCCTGGGTGCCGAGCCTCGACGTCGCGTTCAGCCTCCAGCTCGACGGCCTGAGCCTGCTGTTCGCCCTGCTCATCTCCGGCATCGGCACGCTGATCACCATCTACGCCGGCGGCTACCTCTCCGGCCATCCGCAGCTCGGCCGCTTCTACGCGCTGCTGCTGCTGTTCACCGTCGCCATGGTGGGTCTCGTCTGCGCCGGCGACGTCATCACCCTCTTCGTCTTCTGGGAGCTGACCAGCATCAGCTCGTATCTGCTGATCGGCTTCGATCACGAGCGCGCGGCGGCGCGCGCCGCCGCCCTGCAGGCGCTGCTGGTCACCGGCGGCGGCGGCCTGGCGCTGCTCGCCGGCCTCCTGCTGCTGCGCCAGGTCGCCGGCGGCGGCGAGCTCTGGCGCCTGAGCGAGCAGGCGGCGGCCATCCACGCCAGCGCGCTCTACCTGCCCATCCTCCTGCTGGTGCTCGCCGGCGCCTGCACCAAGTCGGCGCAGGTGCCGTTCCACTTCTGGCTGCCCGGCGCGATGGAAGCGCCGGCGCCGGTCAGCGCCTACCTGCACTCGGCGACCATGGTGACCGCCGGCGTCTACCTGCTCGCCCGCCTGCAGCCGGCGCTCGGCGGCTCGCCGGCCTGGCACTACCTCGTCAGCCTCGCCGGCGCGGCGACGATGGTGACCGGCGCGGTCCTGGCGCTGGCCCAACGCGATCTGAAGCGGCTGCTCGCCTACTCGACGGTGAGCGCGCTCGGCACCCTGGTGCTGCTGCTCGGGCTGGGCACCGCCCTGGCGGCGCAGGCGGCGATGCTCTTCCTGGTCGTGCACTCGCTCTACAAGGGCGCGCTGTTCATGGTCGCCGGCGCGGTCGACCACGAAACCGGCCGCCGCGACGTCACGGCGCTGGGCGGCCTGCGCCGCGCCATGCCCTGGCTCGCCGCCGCGGCGCTGGCCGCCGGCCTGTCGATGGCCGGGCTGCCGCCGCTGCTCGGCTTCATCAGCAAGGAACTGCTGTACGAAGCGAAGTTGCAGGCGCCCGCCGCCGCGGCGTGGATCACCGCCGCGGGCGTGCTCGCCAACGTCCTCACCGTGGCCGTCGCCGGCGCCGTCGCCGTGCGGCCGTTCTGGGGAGCGGCGCGCGGCGCGCCGCCGGGCGCGCACGAGCCGCCGCTCGCCCTGCTCCTCGGACCGCTGGTGCTGGCGGCGCTCGGCCTGGTCATCGGCGCCGCGCCCGATGCGCTGCTGGCGCCGCTGATCGCGGCCGCCGCCGGGGCGGTGCGCGGCGAGCCGACCACGATCGCGCTGGCGCTGTGGCACGGCCTCAACCCGGTGCTGGCGCTGAGCGCCGTCACCATCGCGGCCGGCGTCGCGCTGCACGCCGTCGACGCGCGGCGGCGCGCCGAGCAGGTGGCGACGGGACTGCGGTCGTGGGCGTGGCTGACCCCGGGGCGCGCCTACCAGCGCGCCGTCTCCGGCCTGCTGGCGGTCGCCGGCATGCAGACCCGGGTGCTGCAGAGCGGCTCGTTGAGCGCCTACGTGCTGATCGTCTTCGCGACCCTGCTGGCGACCGTCGGCACGGCGGTGCTGTGGCACCCGATCTGGTGGCGGCGGCTGATGCTGGCGCCGGTCAACCTGCCGGAAGTGGCGGTCTGCCTGATGATGATCGCGGCGGCGCTGGCGGCGACGCGGACGACCTCGCGGCTGGCGGCGATCGCCGCGCTCGGCGCGGTCGGCTACGGCATCGCGCTGCTGTTCGTCTTCTTCGGCGCCCCGGATCTGGCGTTGACCCAGTTCGCGATCGAGACCCTCACCGTCATCCTGTTCCTGCTCGTGATCTATCGCCTGCCGCCCTTCTCGCTGCTCTCCTCGCCGGCGGTGCACCGCCGCGACGCGCTGCTGGCGGGCGGCGTCGGCGCCCTGATGGCGGCGCTGGTGCTGGTCGCCTCGGCCTCGCCCCTGCCGTCGCGCCTGGCGCCCTACTTCGCCGCCCAGAGCGTGCCCGGCGGACACGGCGGCAACGTCGTCAACGTGATCCTGGTCGACTTCCGCGCCCTCGACACGCTGGGCGAGAGCGTGGTGCTGGCGGTCGCCGCCATCGGCGTGTGGTCGCTGATGCGGCTGCGCCGCGACGCGGCGCCAATGGCGCCGGCGCCGGCTTTCCCGCCGTCGCTGCTCTTCCGCATCGCCACCCGCTACGTGTTCCCGCTGCTGCTGCTGTTCTCGATCTTCCTGCTGCTGCGCGGCCACGATGCGCCCGGCGGCGGCTTCGTCGGCGGCCTGACGGCGGCGGCCGCCTTCGCCCTCTATCTGCTCGCCTTCGGCACCGCCGCGGCGCGGCAGCGGCTGCGCGTCGCGCCGCAGGCGCTGATCGGCGGCGGCCTGCTGTTGGCGGGCCTGAGCGGCCTGCCGGCGATGGCCGTCGGGCAGCCCTACCTGACGGGGCTGTGGGCCGGCGCGCTGGGGACGCCGCTGCTGTTCGACGGCGGCGTCTACCTGGTGGTGGTTGGCGTCGTGCTGCTGATGCTGTTCAGCCTGGCGGAGGACTGAGGTGGCGCTGCTGCTCGCGGTCACGGTCGGCGTCCTCTACGCCTGCGGCGTGTATCTCATGCTGCGCCGCAGCCTGGTGAAACTGATC
Coding sequences within it:
- a CDS encoding putative monovalent cation/H+ antiporter subunit A; the encoded protein is MSADPHHAAPPARAGWLLALLPLAAFAGFATQIAPVVAGATPRLALAWVPSLDVAFSLQLDGLSLLFALLISGIGTLITIYAGGYLSGHPQLGRFYALLLLFTVAMVGLVCAGDVITLFVFWELTSISSYLLIGFDHERAAARAAALQALLVTGGGGLALLAGLLLLRQVAGGGELWRLSEQAAAIHASALYLPILLLVLAGACTKSAQVPFHFWLPGAMEAPAPVSAYLHSATMVTAGVYLLARLQPALGGSPAWHYLVSLAGAATMVTGAVLALAQRDLKRLLAYSTVSALGTLVLLLGLGTALAAQAAMLFLVVHSLYKGALFMVAGAVDHETGRRDVTALGGLRRAMPWLAAAALAAGLSMAGLPPLLGFISKELLYEAKLQAPAAAAWITAAGVLANVLTVAVAGAVAVRPFWGAARGAPPGAHEPPLALLLGPLVLAALGLVIGAAPDALLAPLIAAAAGAVRGEPTTIALALWHGLNPVLALSAVTIAAGVALHAVDARRRAEQVATGLRSWAWLTPGRAYQRAVSGLLAVAGMQTRVLQSGSLSAYVLIVFATLLATVGTAVLWHPIWWRRLMLAPVNLPEVAVCLMMIAAALAATRTTSRLAAIAALGAVGYGIALLFVFFGAPDLALTQFAIETLTVILFLLVIYRLPPFSLLSSPAVHRRDALLAGGVGALMAALVLVASASPLPSRLAPYFAAQSVPGGHGGNVVNVILVDFRALDTLGESVVLAVAAIGVWSLMRLRRDAAPMAPAPAFPPSLLFRIATRYVFPLLLLFSIFLLLRGHDAPGGGFVGGLTAAAAFALYLLAFGTAAARQRLRVAPQALIGGGLLLAGLSGLPAMAVGQPYLTGLWAGALGTPLLFDGGVYLVVVGVVLLMLFSLAED